atactgtctgtctccacactaacatatatctccatactgtctgtctccacactaacatatatctccatactgtctgtctccacactaacatatatctccatactgtctgtctccacactaacatatatctccatactgtctgtctccacactaaCATATATCCCCATACTGCCTGTCTCCACAGGTCTCCTCACTGCAGCTCCAGGTCTATATCTTCCTATCTGAGCCACGATGAACCTTGTGAACAGCAGCCAGTGGTTCCTGACCCAGCCGTCTCCCAGCCCAGCAGGACCCAGTAAAGGACTGGGCTGTAGTAACACCTGGCAGGCAGAGACAGGCCGCATCACTCAGATGGTCATCACCGTGCTCATCTTCCTGGTGAGTCTCTAGTCTGGAGAATCATTATAGTTCAGTCTACATCAATACAGGTACTGCTGTGCAGGTTGTTCGTCCCAGCGCGCCTGATTCAATCATGTTGAATCAGGGGCTTTAATCGAGACCATTCCATGTTGAATCAGGGggttagtgttgggctggaacaaaaccatGTTGAATCAGGGggttagtgttgggctggaacaaaaccatGCCATGTTGAATCAGGGggttagtgttgggctggaacaaaaccatGTTGAATCAGGGGTTTgtgttgggctggaacaaaaccatGTTGAATCAGGGggttagtgttgggctggaacaaaaccatGTTGAATCAGGGggttagtgttgggctggaacaaaaccatGCCATGTTGAATCAGGGggttagtgttgggctggaacaaaaccatGTTGAATCAGGGggttagtgttgggctggaacaaaaccaaATCAGGGggttagtgttgggctggaacATGTTGAATCAGGGGGTTTgtgttgggctggaacaaaaccatGTTGAATCAGGGggttagtgttgggctggaacaaaaccatGTTGAATCAGGGggttagtgttgggctggaacaaaaccatGTTGAATCAGGGggttagtgttgggctggaacaaaaccatGCCATGTTGAATCAGGGggttagtgttgggctggaacaaaaccatGTTGAATCAGGGggttagtgttgggctggaacaaaaccatGTTGAATCAGGGggttagtgttgggctggaacaaaaccatGTTGAATCAGGGggttagtgttgggctggaacaaaaccatGTTGAATCAGGGGGTTTgtgttgggctggaacaaaaccatGTTGAATCAGGggttagtgttgggctggaacaaaaccatGTTGAATCAGGGGggttagtgttgggctggaacaaaaccatGTTGAATCAGGGGggttagtgttgggctggaacaaaaccatGCCATGTTGAATCAGGGGggttagtgttgggctggaacaaaaccatTGGCATAGCCCCAGTTCTTGAGGTTCCTGCAGTGTCTTCTGATTTATGACATCActtcctcttctctgtccccaGGTGGGCGTGTCCTTGAACAGCCTAGTGGTGTATGCGTTGGCCTGGCGTGGGCGTGGCCGCCTGACAAGGCGTGGCAGCTTGGGCCAAGGGGAGACGCGCGGCGCCAGCAGCTTCCGTGTCTACGTAGTGAACCTGGCGCTGGCTGACCTGGTCCTTCTCCTCCGCACCCCTCTAATGCTGGCGTACCTGGCCCACAGCTGTAGCTGGCCCGTGGGGAAACTGGCCTGTCGCCTGGTGATATTCCTGAGAGGCCTGGGACTATACGCCGCAGCCTTCCTGCTGTGTGCCGTGGCTGTGGAGAGATGTCTGTGTCTCCTCAGGCCGGTCTGGTCCAGTCTGAAGCGTCCTCGCTGGGCAGTTCCCCTGGTGTGTGGTCTCCTCTGGGGGCTGGCTGCTGCCCTGGCTACCCCTTACCTCCACACTGCCGACCTGCTGGAGATCAACGGTACTACCCAGTGTCTGGAGAGCCTGGGGTACAGCACGGGGCTGTTTGTGACTGAGACGGTGGCCGGGTTCCTCCTGCCGTTAACGGTGTTCCTGGTGAGTAACGTAGCCGTGCTGTGGACCGCCAGGCAGGCAGGAGTCGCCGGACcaacctctccatcctcctcttcttccttttcGGCGACTGCGAGACAGATGGCCAGGCTGTACCGGGTCCTCTTCCTCACCatgctcctcttcctgtcctgctGGGTCCCCTACTTTACCTGCCGCTTCCTGCGGGCGCTGGCTGTAGGGCGGCCTGAGCGGGCGGGGCTGTACCGGGCGTCGTTCACAGGGGCGTACGTCTCTCTGTTCCTGGTGTACCTGAAGAGCTCCCTGAACCCTGTCCTCTATGTGTTCGCCGCCCGAGGCCTGGGGCGAACCGTCCGCGCCTCGCTCCCCTCCACCATCGAGAGAGTCTTCAACTATGACTATTCTGACTCCAGGAGTAGACGGACCCTAAGGAGGGAGGATTCACAGATCTAGTGCCCTAAAACGCCCTGTTAGGGACCCTAAGGAGGGAGGATTCACAGATCTAGTGCCCTAAAACGCCCTGTTAGGGACCCTAAGGAGGGAGGATTCACAGATCTAGTGCTCCACAGTCCTGTTAGGGACCTTGCAGTTTTACTAGCAGACTGTAGAGATCCATTGTGATTGCTGGCCAACATGAACTCAGACGTTACAGTCTTACTTCAGCCCATTATTATAGCAATAGGCATTATCTTGACTGGGTGGACTACATGGACTGCATTATTATAGCAATAGGCATTATCTTAGGctgggttattattattatgacaaTACTGCATTATCTTAGACTGGGTGACAGGCTTACTTCAGCCCTGTCTGGACTACATTATTAGGACTATACTGCATTATCTTAGGCTGGGTGACAGGCTTACTTCAGCCCTGTCTGGACTACATTATTAGGACTATACTGCATTATCTTAGGCTGGGTCTGGACAGGACTTACTGCATTATCAGGCTGGGTGACAGTCCTTCAGCCCTGTCTGGACTACATTATTAGGACTATACTGCATTATCTTAGGCTGGGTGACAGGCTTACTTCAGCCCTGTCTGGACTACATTATTAGGACTATACTGCATTATCTTAGGCTGGGTGATCTTAGGCTGGGTGACAGGCTTACTTCAGCCCTGTCTGGACTACATTATTAGGACTATACTGCATTATCTTAGGCTGGGTGACAGGCTTACTTCAGCCCTGTCTGGACTACATTATTAGGACTATACTGCATTATCTTAGGCTGGGTGACAGGCTTACTTCAACCCTGTCTGGACTACATTATTAGGACTATACTGCATTATCTTAGGCTGGGTGACAGTCTTGCTTCAGCCCTGTCTGGACTACATTATTAGGACTATACTGCATTATCTTAGGCTGGGTGAGTCTTGCTTCAGCCCTGTCTGGTCTACATTATTGACTGCATTATCAGGCTTGGAGTCTTAGGTGTAAAACACTTCAGTTCGGCTACACATCCGCATTACACACTGCAACAATCTCTCCAATCATGAGCCCTGTCCTGGCCTGCCTCTTCAGTGATGCCTAAAACCACCAGTTCTGTGTACGGCGGCACTTTAGGAGGCCCGAGTCACAGTGGTTTCTCAAAGTCATTTTTGATTCGCCCAAAAAAAGCATGGAACAAATGAGCCACGTTGGGCAGAACCAAGTACGActtagcgagatcctattggctcGTTCTATTATCATCTGCATATTTCTGTTAGGGAACGCCTCCTCTGTGAAGTGCGCATGTGCAATTAATAAATTTGCCTTTACACTCCGAAAACAACacgattaaaaattaaaaattaaagtTTTGCAAATGTTCAAGTCTACAAACCTTAGTCTACTTTGTTCATAAGatattctagttttgggaacataAAACATTATTGAAAATGTTGGCCAAAGTCCATCTCGTTCCGTCTTCTCCCATTTGCCCTCCagtgagcttcctctcagtcccacATGGAAACGCCAAAGCAGATGCTTCACTTCTAAAAACCCACGGAAATATCTCATTGAAATATCTCATTGAAATATCTCATTGAAATATCTCATTGAAATATCTCATTGAAATATCTCATTGAAATATCTCATTGAAATATCTCATTGTTCTGTGGCCGgaaaaaaggagaaagagaacaagagCGAGGTCAGCGTGTTATTAATGTTAATtaatgttattgttatgttattatgttatgttATTAATGTAGCCCACAGTGATGATGTTATtcagagttattgacctcacaGTAAACCAGATTCGAGTCATTTACAATTCAACATGTTGATTCAAAAGCTGCACTGACAGATAACGTTAAAACTAACGTCaaggagtacccagtctagctataacgttaaactaactaacatcagggagtacccagtctagctataacgttaaactaactaacatcagggagtacccagtctagctataacgttaaactaactaacatcagggagtacccagtctagctataacgttaaaactaacgtcagggagtagccagtctagctataacgttaaactaacgtcaaggagtacccagtctagctataacgttaaactaacgtcaaggagtacccagtctagctataacgttaaactaacgtcagggagtacccagtctagctataacgttaaactaacgtcaaggagtacccagtctagctataacgttaaaactaactaacgtcagggagtacccagtctagctataacgttaaactaactaacgtcagggagtacccagtctagctataacgttaaaactaacgtcagggagtacccagtctagctataacgttaaactaacgccagggagtacccagtctagctataacgttaaactaactaacatcagggagtacccagtctagctataacgttaaactaacgtcagggagtacccagtctagctataacgttaaaacTAACTAACGTCaaggagtacccagtctagctataacgttaaaactaacgtcagggagtacccagtctagctataacgttaaactaactaacatcagggagtacccagtctagctataacgttaaaactaacgtcagggagtacccagtctagctataacgttaaactaactaacatcagggagtacccagtctagctataacgttaaaactaacgtcagggagtacccagtctagctataacgttaaactaactaacgtcagggagtacccagtctagccataacgttaaactaactaacgtcagggagtacccagtctagctataacgttaaactaactaacgtcagggagtacccagtctagctataacgttaaaactaacgtcagggagtacccagtctagctataacgttaaaactaacgtcagggagtacccagtctagctataacgttaaactaactaacgtcagggagtacccagtctagctataacgttaaactaactaacgtcagggagtacccagtctagctataacgttaaactaacgtcaaggagtacccagtctagctataacgttaaactaacgtcagggagtacccagtctagctataatGTTAAACTAACTAACatcagggagtacccagtctagctataacgttaaactaacgtcaaggagtacccagtctagttataacgttaaactaactaacgtcagggagtacccagtctagctataacgttaaactaactaacgtcagggagtacccagtctagctataacgttaaactaactaacgtcagggagtacccagtctagctataacgttaaaacTAACGTCaaggagtacccagtctagctataacgttaaactaactaacgtcagggagtacccagtctagctataacgttaaaactaacgtcagggagtacccagtctagctataacgttaaaactaactaacgtcagggagtacccagtctagctataacgttaaactaactaacgtcagggagtacccagtctagctataacgttaaactaacgccaaggagtacccagtctagctataacgttaaactaacgtcagggagtacccagtctagctataacgttaaaactaactaacgtcagggagtacccagtctagctataacgttaaactaactaacgtcagggagtacccagtctagctataacgttaaactaacgccaaggagtacccagtctagctataacgttaaactaacgtcagggagtacccagtctagctataacgttaaaactaactaacgtcagggagtacccagtctagctataacgttaaactaactaacgtcagggagtacccagtctagctataacgttaaactaactaacgtcagggagtacccagtttagctataacgttaaactaactaacgccagggagtacccagtctagctataacgttaaaactaactaacgtcagggagtacccagtctagctataacgttaaactaactaacgtcagggagtacccagtctagctataacgttaaactaactaacatcagggagtacccagtctagctataacgttaaactaacatcagggagtacccagtctagctataacgttaaactaacATTAGGGAcgaccaatcacggccggatgtgatacagcctggaatcgagccGAGGACTGTAGTGACGACTCTTACACAGACCAATTACTTAACCAATTACTGTTTAATCAGGTACTGTCCAAATATGTTATACATTACTGATAAAGATGACGTTAGCCACTTTTGGTACTTTTGGCAGCTTCAGCTCAATCAGCTTTCTGTTGAAAAAACTAAACTCAATAACTTTGAGTTAACATTTTTTTCCCCAATTTATAGACGATGGACATACGCAACTGAATATGCAGCTCAACAAACACGGTTGTTTGTATTTGCAGCAGGAAGTGAATAGTTTGTGTTTACAATGATTTATCATGTCGCCATCTACATGGTAAGATGGGATGGCTGCCAACGATGGGCGCTCCTCAGCCTGTTgtggttctggatggccagactgcGCGCAAGAGAGACACTGTCATGTGGGGAAGCATACAGGGCTTATTTCAGCATGTTTTATCTTGTTactgataccatgttgtgttttaaggtgttttgactgatttcatgtcaatgcaaatgtattttaaaaaaacaAACGTGATAACTTGCTCACCGTCGACTGTAATGATGTATTTGAAACAACAAGTGGTCATTGtgcaaatgttgttgttttttttcctTCCAATAAACATCGGAGACGAAATATAGTTTCCACGTTAACAATCTTAAGACATATGTTTTGGTTTGCGCGCATTTTGTTGCCAAAGCGACAGCTGGAGAACACTGGTTATTGAGGTAAATGAAGGACAAGACAGTTGAATGTTAAAATGGGAGTGAACTGCTAATATCATTAAGGAACAGAAATTATCTCAGATGTAAACAGGATTTAGTTCatattctctgtgtgtctgtctgttcagaATACTCCATAATGCTGCTGTGTTCTGTACTACAGGAGATACAGGAAAGCAgaacagagcgagaacatagagagaaggggaggcccACACAAAGACAACATGTAGCCTGGCGGCACCAAGACAGACAGTAGTCCTTGCTGAACATTACTTCTCAAAACAAATATGCCGCGACTGCCACATCCTGTGTGTATAAACAGTGGTGAGCGATCTATCTTAAAGATATAAACGCTCATGGGAAAGAGTGCAGTAATAGGTTTGCACCTACAGTTTAATGTCTTATCTTTATGGAAGGGCTAACATCCTAGAATTGTGTGATATAACTCACAAACATTGTGAATATTTAGTGGGGGGAAAGGACGGTATGCTGGTATGTACAGGGAGGAGGGTGTTGGAGGAGTATTTGTTTCTGTGCAACTAGTTTGATAGAAATAACATCCTGTAGCTAATTGACCTTGGAATCAGATTTATTACCACAAATATGATAAAAGCATGATTTAAGGGTGTTGGGTGCCTGCTTCTATACATATTatccccccattagttaacagtaatctgccccccccccattagttaacagtaatgtgcccccattagttaacagtaatgtgcccccccattagttaacagtaatgtcccccccattagttaacagtaatgtcccccccccattagttaacagtaatgtcccccccattagttaacagtaatgtcccccccccattagttaacagtaatgtgcccccccattagttaacagtaatgtgacccccattagttaacagtaatgtacccccccattagttaacagtaatgtgccccccattagttaacagtaatgtgcccccattagttaacagtaatgtgccccccattagttaacagtaagttaacagtaatgtgccccccattagttaacagtaatgttaaccccccattagttaacagtaatgcccccccccattagttaacagtaatgtccccccattagttaacagtaatgtcccccccccattagttaacagtaatgcccCCATTGTTaacccccccattagttaacagtaatgtgcccccccccattagttaacagtaatgtgccccccattagttaacagtaatgtgcccccccattagttaacagtaatgtgcccccattagttaacagta
The Oncorhynchus gorbuscha isolate QuinsamMale2020 ecotype Even-year unplaced genomic scaffold, OgorEven_v1.0 Un_scaffold_2671, whole genome shotgun sequence genome window above contains:
- the LOC124026256 gene encoding C5a anaphylatoxin chemotactic receptor 1-like; amino-acid sequence: MNLVNSSQWFLTQPSPSPAGPSKGLGCSNTWQAETGRITQMVITVLIFLVGVSLNSLVVYALAWRGRGRLTRRGSLGQGETRGASSFRVYVVNLALADLVLLLRTPLMLAYLAHSCSWPVGKLACRLVIFLRGLGLYAAAFLLCAVAVERCLCLLRPVWSSLKRPRWAVPLVCGLLWGLAAALATPYLHTADLLEINGTTQCLESLGYSTGLFVTETVAGFLLPLTVFLVSNVAVLWTARQAGVAGPTSPSSSSSFSATARQMARLYRVLFLTMLLFLSCWVPYFTCRFLRALAVGRPERAGLYRASFTGAYVSLFLVYLKSSLNPVLYVFAARGLGRTVRASLPSTIERVFNYDYSDSRSRRTLRREDSQI